GCGCCGACGAGGTTCTTGCCCTCGGCGGTGTTGATGCCGGTCTTGCCGCCGACGGCCGCGTCGACCATGCCGAGCACGGTGGTCGGGATCGCGATCCAGCGCACCCCGCGCAGCCAGCTGGCCGCGACGAACCCGGCGACGTCCGTGGTGGCGCCGCCGCCGATGCCGACGATGACGTCGGTGCGGGTGAAGCCGGTCTGGCCGAGCGCCTTCCAGCAGTAGGCGGCGACCTCGACGGTCTTGGCCTCCTCGGCGTTCGGCAGCTGGATGGCGATGGCCTCGTACCCCTGGGCCGCGAGGTCCTCGCGGACCGCCTCACCGGTCTCGGCCAGCGCCTCCGGGTGCAGTACGGCGACGCGTCGCGCGCGGTCGCCGATCAGCTGGGGCAGCTCGCCCAGGAGCTGGTGGCCGACGAGGACCTCGTACGGGTCGGAGCCCGCGGAGCCTGCGACCTGGATGCGGGTGGGACCCTGCTGCGTCATGCCGGTGTTCTCCACGCCGGGGGCGGCGTGGCCCTCCGGCAGTTCCAGTGCGTCGATGATCGCCTGGGCGACCTCTTCGGGGGTGTGCTCGTCGGTGGCGACGACGGTCCGGGCGACCTCTTCGTAGAGGGGGCGGCGGGCGTCCATCAGCTCGCGCCACTGCCGGCGCGGGTTGACCGCGAGCAGCGGGCGGGCGGCACCGAGACCGACGCGGCGGACGGCCTCGTCCACGTCCATGGAGAGGTAGGCGACCGGCCGGCCGGCCAGCAGCTTCCTGGTCGCCGCGTCCAGGACGGCCCCGCCGCCCAGGGCGAGGACGCCCGGATGCCCGGCGACGGCCGCCTCGACGGCCCGGCGCTCCAGGGCGCGGAAGTGCTCCTCGCCCTCGTCGTAGAAGATCTCCGCGATCGGCTTGCCCGCCTCGGCGACGACGTCCGCGTCGGTGTCCCGGTAGGTGGTGCCGAGCCGGGCGGCGAGCAGCTCGCCGACGGTGGACTTGCCGGCGCCCATCGGTCCGACGAGGACGACCAGGGGGCCGCTCATCGGATCTGGAGGTGGTCGAGGTACGACCGGACGTTGCGGTGGGTCTCGGGGACGCTGTCGCCGCCGAACTTCTCCGCGACCGCGTCGGCCAGGACGAGGGCGACCATGGCCTCCGCGACGATGCCCGCGGCCGGGACGGCGCAGACGTCGGAGCGCTGGTGGTGGGCCTTGGTGGCCTCGCCGGTGACGACGTCCACGGTGGCCAGGGCGCGCGGCACGGTCGCGATGGGCTTCATCGCGGCGCGGACGCGCAGCAGCTCACCGGTGGTGAGACCGCCCTCGGTACCGCCGGAACGGCCCGAGGTGCGCCTGATGCCGTCCTCGGTGGCGACGATCTCGTCGTGCGCCTTGGAGCCGGGGACCCGGGCCAGCTCGAAGCCGTCGCCGACCTCGACACCCTTGATGGCCTGGATGCCCATGAGGGCCGCGGCGAGCCGGGCGTCCAGGCGCCGGTCCCAGTGCACGTGCGAGCCGAGCCCGACGGGCACGCCGTACGCCAGCACCTCGACGACTCCGCCGAGGGTGTCGCCGTCCTTGTGGGCCTGGTCGATCTCGGCCACCATCGCCTTGGACGCGTCGGCGTCCAGGCAGCGGACCGGGTCGGCGTCCAGCTTCTCGACGTCGGCGGGGACGGGAACGACCCCGTACGGCGCCTTGGCGGCGGCCAGCTCGACGACATGGCTGACGATCTCGATGCCCGCGGTCTCCTTGAGGTAGGAGCGGGCGACGGCCCCGAGGGCCACGCGCGCGGCGGTCTCCCGGGCGCTGGCGCGCTCCAGGACCGGGCGGGCCTCGTCGAAGCCGTACTTCTGCATCCCCGCGAGGTCGGCGTGGCCGGGCCGGGGGCGGGTCAGCGGAGCGTTGCGGGCCAGCTGGGACAGCTCGTCGGGGTCGACCGGGTCGGCCGACATGACCTGCTCCCACTTGGGCCACTCGGTGTTGCCGACCATGACGGCGACCGGGGAGCCCATGGTGAGGCCGTGGCGTACGCCGCCGAGGAAGGTGACCTCGTCCTTCTCGAACTTCATCCGCGCGCCGCGGCCGTAACCGAGCCGTCGCCGGGCCAGCGCCTCCGCCACCATCTCCGTGGTGATCGGGACGCCGGCGGGAAGGCCCTCCAGCGTCGCCACCAGTGCGGGGCCGTGCGACTCCCCCGCGGTCAGCCAGCGCAACCTGCTCAACGGTGCTCCTCATGCTCGCGCCTGAAATCCAACGGCGCCACCGGGTGCGCGGCCCTGGCCCGCCGCCTTTGATCCTCCCACGACCGGGGGCACGATCCGGCCGCCGGTCCAGCAGACGGACGGGCGGCGCCGGTCGGCGGGCCCGTCAGCGGGCCGCGAGCGCGGCTTCTCCGGCCTGGCGTATGGCGGCCAGCGGTGCCGGGACACGGCCGGTCATCTGCTCGACCTGGAGCAGCGCCTGGTGCACGAGGAGGTCGAGTCCGCCGACGACGGCCCCGCCGTGCGCCGACCAGGCGGCGGCGAGCGCGGTGGGCCACGGCTCGTACAGCACGTCGAAGAGGATGCCCGGGGCCGTCGGCACCGATCCGGCCAGGGCGTCGGTGGCGCCGGCCGGGGTGGTGGCGACGACGAGCGGCGCGGCCAGTGCCGCTGCGGCGTCCGCCCAGTCGGCGATCACCACGTCGACGCCGAGCCGCTCTCCCCAGGCCCGCATCTCCTCCGCGCGCCCGGGGCCGCGCACGTACGCCGTCACGGGTCCGGCGCAGACCGCGGAGAGTGCGGCGAGCGCGGAGGAGGCGGTGGCTCCGGCGCCGAGGACCGCCGCGGAGTCGACCTTGTCGATGCCGCGCTCCCGGAGGGCGGCGATCATGCCGGGGATGTCGGTGTTGTCGCCGACCCGCCGGCCGTCCTCGGTGAACACGACCGTGTTGACGGCCTCCACCGATGCGGCCGTCGCGCTGATCTCGTCGAGCAGCGGGATGACCGCCCGCTTGAGCGGCATGGTCAGCGACAGCCCGGCCCAGGAGGCGTCCAGCCCCGCGACGAAGCCCGGCAACGCCGCCTCGTCGACCTCGAACCGGTCGTAGGACCAGTCGTCGAGGCCCAGCTCGGCATACGCGGCGCGGTGCAGGACCGGGGAGAGGGAGTGGGTGATGGGCGAGCCGAGGACGGCGGCCCGGCGAGGCTCACTCACTGGCCGGACTTCCCTTCTTCGTACTCCCGCCGGTTCTTCTCGTGCTCCTCGTTGGTCTCGGCGAAGACCGTCTTGTCCTCGTTGATCGAGACGAAGTAGTACCAGGGGCCCGGCTCGGGGTTCATCGCCGAGTGCAGGGCGTCCGCGCCGGGATTGCTGATCGGGCCCGAGGGCAGGCCGATGATCTTGTACGTGTTGTACGGGTCGTCGATCTTCCGGACCTCGTCGACCGCACCGATGTCCAGGGTGCTCTGACCTCTGATGTAGTTGACCGTGGAGTCGAATTCGAGCCGCCCGACCGTCTCCATGTTGCCCGGCTTGAGACGGTTGTAGACGACGCGTGAGACCTTGTCGAAGTCGTGCTTGTACTTGCCCTCGACCTGTACGAGGCTCGCGACGGTGATCAGTTCCCACGGGTTCTTGAGACCGAGCTTCTTCGCACTCGCGGGCAGGTCCAGCTTCTTGTACTCCTTGTTCGCCCGCGTGACCATCCGCTTGAGCGCGTCCTCGGGCTTCGACCCCTTGGAGACCGGATAGGCGGCCGGGTACAGGAAGCCTTCCAGCGGGTCCTTCACGTCCGGATTGTCATCCGCCCAGTCGGGCAGTCCGAAACTCTCCGCCTTGGTCTTGGCGATGTCGGCCGTCGTGCCTTCCTTGAGCTCGAGCCGCTTGTCGATCATCTCGTAGATCGTGACGTTGCGGGTCCCCTCGGGGATCACGAAGGCGTTCTGGCTCTTGGGGTCGAGCATCAGGTCGATCGCGCTGGCGGCGGACATCTCCTTCTTCAGGAGGTAGACGCCGGCCTGGAGCAACTTGCCCTTGGGGTTGTCGTTCTGCGCCGCGACGAACGCGTCGGAGGACTTGATGACGCCCTTCTTGCGCAGGATGTTGGCGATGTCGTAGCCGTAGGACCCTTCGGGGATCTCGACCTCGACCTGGTCGGTGCCCGCCCCCGCGTAGTCGGCCG
The nucleotide sequence above comes from Streptomyces sp. NBC_01116. Encoded proteins:
- the aroC gene encoding chorismate synthase, with protein sequence MSRLRWLTAGESHGPALVATLEGLPAGVPITTEMVAEALARRRLGYGRGARMKFEKDEVTFLGGVRHGLTMGSPVAVMVGNTEWPKWEQVMSADPVDPDELSQLARNAPLTRPRPGHADLAGMQKYGFDEARPVLERASARETAARVALGAVARSYLKETAGIEIVSHVVELAAAKAPYGVVPVPADVEKLDADPVRCLDADASKAMVAEIDQAHKDGDTLGGVVEVLAYGVPVGLGSHVHWDRRLDARLAAALMGIQAIKGVEVGDGFELARVPGSKAHDEIVATEDGIRRTSGRSGGTEGGLTTGELLRVRAAMKPIATVPRALATVDVVTGEATKAHHQRSDVCAVPAAGIVAEAMVALVLADAVAEKFGGDSVPETHRNVRSYLDHLQIR
- the aroB gene encoding 3-dehydroquinate synthase; its protein translation is MSGPLVVLVGPMGAGKSTVGELLAARLGTTYRDTDADVVAEAGKPIAEIFYDEGEEHFRALERRAVEAAVAGHPGVLALGGGAVLDAATRKLLAGRPVAYLSMDVDEAVRRVGLGAARPLLAVNPRRQWRELMDARRPLYEEVARTVVATDEHTPEEVAQAIIDALELPEGHAAPGVENTGMTQQGPTRIQVAGSAGSDPYEVLVGHQLLGELPQLIGDRARRVAVLHPEALAETGEAVREDLAAQGYEAIAIQLPNAEEAKTVEVAAYCWKALGQTGFTRTDVIVGIGGGATTDVAGFVAASWLRGVRWIAIPTTVLGMVDAAVGGKTGINTAEGKNLVGAFHPPTGVLCDLAALDSLPVNDYVSGMAEIIKAGFIADPVILDLVEADPEGARTPAGPHTAELIERSIRVKAEVVSSDLKESGLREILNYGHTLAHAIEKNERYKWRHGAAVSIGMVFAAELGRLAGRLDDATADRHRSVLASVGLPLAYRGDQWPKLLENMKVDKKSRGDLLRFIVLDGIGKPTVLEGPDPAVLLAAYGEVSA
- a CDS encoding shikimate dehydrogenase, which codes for MSEPRRAAVLGSPITHSLSPVLHRAAYAELGLDDWSYDRFEVDEAALPGFVAGLDASWAGLSLTMPLKRAVIPLLDEISATAASVEAVNTVVFTEDGRRVGDNTDIPGMIAALRERGIDKVDSAAVLGAGATASSALAALSAVCAGPVTAYVRGPGRAEEMRAWGERLGVDVVIADWADAAAALAAPLVVATTPAGATDALAGSVPTAPGILFDVLYEPWPTALAAAWSAHGGAVVGGLDLLVHQALLQVEQMTGRVPAPLAAIRQAGEAALAAR
- the mltG gene encoding endolytic transglycosylase MltG translates to MTEYGRGPGSEPWHPEDPLYGDQGWGGRQAAHGQGQYGDQQQSFPQDPYAQQHQQDPYAQQHQNHQQYPQQQPYDQHQQYGQQQSHQQQYGTPQQDPYAQQPDAQPQYDGGWDSGQQAAVPYGAEPQDPYAQQPGGYDGSQDYYGTPEAYPPPQPPGRRDAAAEQQQHQQRQSSTDWDPDAPQEETHPFFTGADESAGREPRDDDDPDDDGSRASRRDRGGSDRRGGKGKKKGRSGVACLVVTVVLVGGLGGVTYVGYTFWKKQFGAPADYAGAGTDQVEVEIPEGSYGYDIANILRKKGVIKSSDAFVAAQNDNPKGKLLQAGVYLLKKEMSAASAIDLMLDPKSQNAFVIPEGTRNVTIYEMIDKRLELKEGTTADIAKTKAESFGLPDWADDNPDVKDPLEGFLYPAAYPVSKGSKPEDALKRMVTRANKEYKKLDLPASAKKLGLKNPWELITVASLVQVEGKYKHDFDKVSRVVYNRLKPGNMETVGRLEFDSTVNYIRGQSTLDIGAVDEVRKIDDPYNTYKIIGLPSGPISNPGADALHSAMNPEPGPWYYFVSINEDKTVFAETNEEHEKNRREYEEGKSGQ